Proteins co-encoded in one Nitrospiraceae bacterium genomic window:
- a CDS encoding TetR/AcrR family transcriptional regulator, which produces MNKRSGIESQKRIFSAAEKVFSEYGYARANMRAIAKESGMSIGGIYLYFKNKEDLFITLMKSNMETMARETREILKSINDPEEALKTFISIAVSNIKKYRQLILVSGRELGFTLGVKVKRKYFKIQRQHIEDIIQDGIRSDMFRKCNVEESAKVINCALRGYALSMVIDPETLYVPEEFSSLVLNGFLRRN; this is translated from the coding sequence ATGAACAAACGTTCAGGCATAGAGTCACAGAAGAGGATTTTCAGTGCAGCTGAAAAAGTATTCTCCGAGTACGGTTATGCACGGGCAAATATGCGCGCTATCGCAAAAGAATCCGGCATGAGCATCGGAGGTATTTACCTCTACTTTAAAAATAAGGAAGACCTGTTCATTACGCTTATGAAGTCCAACATGGAAACTATGGCAAGAGAGACCAGAGAAATCCTCAAGTCTATTAACGACCCTGAAGAAGCCCTTAAAACTTTCATATCTATTGCAGTTAGCAATATTAAAAAATACAGGCAGCTCATTTTAGTATCAGGGAGAGAGCTTGGTTTTACTCTCGGCGTAAAAGTGAAAAGGAAATATTTTAAGATACAGAGACAGCATATAGAAGATATTATTCAAGACGGAATAAGATCAGATATGTTTCGGAAGTGCAATGTAGAAGAATCAGCAAAGGTAATAAACTGCGCTCTTCGAGGATATGCACTTTCAATGGTAATAGACCCTGAAACATTATACGTTCCTGAAGAATTCAGCAGTCTTGTACTTAACGGGTTTTTAAGGAGGAATTAA
- a CDS encoding TolC family protein, whose amino-acid sequence MKKIFFLVIVFLFITINAYAVEYTLEDLYKLALERAESIKISEEDVFIAETTKDKAVAALLPKLSAFAGYTKYTEEKYASSGGQLIQPDNSKTWGFRLDQSFTINGRELKAFQITKENIEKSKYDYNALKENYLLSVSAAYYDVLRAKKTFEITKSNVERLTKYREAAAIRLRIGEITKTTLLRAEAELAGAKSEEIKARNFFELARAILARIVGITGPYELKETPFSFKSITEIKGMETINILKHTAFSERTELKSLEMQKKMNENQVSYAKGAYWPTISIEGVYSKKEDDPMASSVNKESVYGGVKLNFPFFEGGLRRAEVREAEARMRQAVLLYEDKKKAIGVEVENAYLDLQTQKGIMEQFEAQLAFATDNYNAVNKQFQYGIANSLDVMDANNLLVTAERQLADAKYNYQVAVLKLKKAAGILLKNIIVQADNKNN is encoded by the coding sequence GTGAAAAAGATATTTTTTCTTGTGATTGTTTTCTTGTTTATTACGATAAATGCCTATGCAGTCGAATATACGCTGGAAGATCTTTATAAGCTTGCACTAGAGCGGGCAGAAAGCATAAAAATATCTGAGGAAGATGTTTTTATTGCAGAGACAACGAAGGACAAGGCTGTCGCAGCCTTGCTGCCGAAGCTGTCTGCATTTGCCGGTTATACAAAATACACTGAAGAAAAATACGCATCTTCGGGTGGACAGCTGATACAGCCTGATAATTCAAAGACATGGGGCTTCAGGCTTGATCAGTCATTCACGATTAACGGCAGGGAGCTAAAGGCGTTTCAGATCACAAAGGAAAATATCGAAAAAAGCAAATACGATTATAATGCGCTAAAAGAAAATTATCTCCTGAGTGTTTCTGCTGCTTACTATGATGTTCTCAGAGCAAAGAAAACTTTCGAGATCACAAAATCGAATGTAGAGAGGCTGACAAAATACAGGGAAGCAGCTGCAATCAGGCTTAGGATTGGCGAAATAACAAAGACCACTCTTTTACGCGCAGAGGCAGAATTGGCCGGAGCAAAGTCAGAGGAGATAAAGGCAAGAAATTTTTTTGAACTTGCGAGAGCTATTCTGGCTAGAATTGTGGGGATAACCGGACCATATGAACTGAAGGAAACTCCTTTCAGCTTCAAGTCAATAACAGAGATAAAGGGGATGGAAACAATAAATATTTTGAAACATACAGCATTTTCAGAGAGAACAGAGCTCAAAAGCCTCGAGATGCAGAAAAAGATGAACGAAAATCAGGTTAGTTACGCAAAAGGAGCTTACTGGCCTACGATTTCCATTGAAGGAGTTTATTCAAAAAAAGAGGATGATCCAATGGCATCGAGTGTTAACAAAGAGAGCGTATACGGAGGCGTTAAATTGAATTTTCCGTTTTTTGAAGGCGGTCTCAGAAGGGCAGAAGTAAGAGAGGCAGAAGCAAGAATGAGACAGGCTGTTCTTTTATATGAGGACAAGAAAAAGGCAATAGGCGTTGAGGTAGAAAATGCATACCTTGATTTGCAGACACAGAAAGGCATAATGGAGCAGTTTGAAGCACAGCTTGCCTTTGCCACAGATAATTACAATGCTGTAAATAAACAGTTTCAGTATGGAATAGCCAACAGTCTTGATGTTATGGATGCAAACAATCTTCTTGTTACAGCAGAGAGACAACTGGCTGACGCAAAATACAATTATCAGGTTGCTGTATTAAAATTAAAAAAAGCCGCAGGCATTCTTCTGAAAAATATAATTGTTCAGGCTGACAATAAAAATAATTAA
- a CDS encoding efflux RND transporter periplasmic adaptor subunit, which produces MKINIGPNTLNKILGISLLIFSVSFIAACSGGKPDKGKTMPVPVLVASVSKETVPVQINAIGNIEAYSTVSIKARVNGELTAVHFQEGKDVNKGDLLFTIDPRPYKAALDSAKANLLKDTALYKKAEEDEKRYSELYKEQLVSRSQYEQIFANAEALKATVEADKAAVENAELQLSYCTIHAPISGKTGSLLFNKGNQIKANDDKAMVVINQLQPTYVNFSVPEQNFPEIKKYMSKGSLKIEAVVAKDYQDTEKGTLSFIDNAVDASTGTIRIKGTFANKSKRLWPGQFVNVVMTLTTQPDAIVVPLQAVQTGQSGQYVFVVKNDMTVEMRPVVANRSFNDKAVIEKGLQPNEKVVTDGQMKLIPGVKIEIKDGKNSKEIKEKQGSKQ; this is translated from the coding sequence ATGAAAATAAACATAGGACCAAACACTCTAAATAAAATACTGGGGATATCGCTGCTAATTTTTTCGGTTTCATTTATTGCTGCATGTTCTGGAGGAAAACCCGATAAAGGCAAGACAATGCCTGTTCCTGTCCTTGTTGCAAGTGTTTCAAAAGAAACAGTGCCTGTTCAGATCAATGCAATAGGGAATATTGAGGCGTATTCAACTGTCTCGATAAAGGCGCGCGTCAACGGAGAGTTAACGGCTGTTCACTTTCAAGAAGGCAAAGATGTCAATAAGGGCGATCTGCTTTTTACCATAGACCCCAGACCATATAAGGCAGCGCTGGATTCTGCAAAAGCTAATCTTTTAAAGGATACGGCTTTATACAAAAAAGCTGAAGAAGACGAAAAAAGATATTCAGAACTCTACAAAGAACAGCTTGTGAGCAGATCGCAGTATGAGCAGATTTTTGCAAATGCCGAGGCTTTAAAGGCAACAGTTGAAGCTGATAAAGCGGCTGTTGAGAACGCTGAGCTTCAGTTAAGTTATTGCACGATACATGCTCCAATTTCAGGAAAGACAGGAAGCCTGCTTTTTAATAAGGGAAATCAGATAAAGGCTAATGATGATAAGGCAATGGTTGTTATTAATCAGCTGCAGCCGACATATGTGAATTTCTCTGTGCCTGAGCAGAATTTCCCTGAGATAAAGAAATATATGTCAAAGGGCTCTTTGAAGATCGAGGCGGTTGTTGCAAAAGACTATCAGGATACAGAAAAAGGAACACTTAGCTTCATTGATAATGCAGTTGATGCATCAACAGGGACTATAAGAATAAAAGGAACCTTTGCGAACAAGAGCAAGAGACTCTGGCCGGGGCAGTTTGTGAATGTTGTCATGACATTAACGACACAACCTGATGCAATCGTTGTTCCTTTGCAGGCGGTGCAGACAGGCCAGAGCGGACAGTATGTTTTTGTTGTAAAGAATGATATGACTGTTGAAATGCGTCCTGTTGTGGCGAACAGGAGTTTCAATGACAAGGCTGTTATTGAAAAAGGTCTGCAGCCTAATGAGAAAGTTGTTACAGATGGACAGATGAAGCTTATTCCCGGAGTAAAAATAGAGATCAAGGACGGGAAAAACAGCAAAGAGATTAAAGAAAAACAAGGCAGCAAACAATAA
- a CDS encoding efflux RND transporter permease subunit: protein MNIAEIFIKRPVMTTLVMTALVLFGIIGYKFLPVNDLPSVDFPTINVTADLPGASPETMASAVATPLERQFSTIAGIDSMTSTNTLGKTQITLQFNLSRNIDAAAQDVQAMISKSARLLPPDMPSPPSYQKVNPADSPVIFISMNSPTLPLSTVNEYADTYVAQRISMISGVAQVMIYGAQKYAVRVQLNPEALSYRGIGIDEIMNAVSKANVNLPIGALYGSDKAFTLQASGQLYEASAYRKLIVAYRNGSPVYLEQLGNVIDSVENSRLASWYNDTRSIVLAIQRQPGTNTIEVVDSIKALLPAFRAQIPASINLNILFDRSVSIKESVNEVKFTLFLAICLVVLVIFLFLRNLSATVIPSLALPISIIFTFAAMYLLDYSINNFSLLAMILAVGFVVDDAIVMLENIVRHMEKGESVKEAALKGSKEIGFTILSMTLSLVAVFIPVLFMGGILGRLLHEFAVTISMAILVSGFVSLSLTPMLCSKFIRPHGEERHGRLYMTLEKFFNKMLDTYKWSLDIVLKHRRTTMIITVIMLILSLFMFASMPKGFLPSEDIGRIFAFTEAQQGISFDAMVKRQKELADIISKDPNVDAFMSVVGAAGPSSSLNTGRMFINLKPRSERKLRAEGVIQELRKKTSNVTGIQIFMQNPPPIVIGGRLTKGQYQYTLQGPDIEELYKYSAILEMKLREIPILQDVTSDLQIKNPQLDIDINRDKASALGISAQQIEDALSTAYSTRQISTIYAPTNQYQVIMEVESKYQLDPSALLLLYVRSSSGKLVPLNAIADLKNTVGPLSVNHQGQLPAVTLSFNLRPDVSLSEAVSSVDKASSATLPQTISTNFGGTAQAFQSSMQNLWILLIVAVLVIYIVLGILYESFIHPITILSGLPSASFGALFTLMIFGMELNIYGFVGIIMLIGIVKKNAIMMIDFALVAQREKGEEPAEAIYEGCIVRFRPIMMTTMSAMMGILPIALGFGAGADVRRPLGLAVVGGLVVSQLMTLYVTPVFYVYMEAFKDKVNEWRHSKKNQ from the coding sequence ATGAATATCGCTGAGATTTTTATAAAAAGACCTGTCATGACAACGCTTGTCATGACAGCATTAGTGCTTTTTGGGATTATCGGTTACAAATTTCTGCCTGTTAATGACCTGCCGAGTGTGGATTTCCCTACAATAAATGTCACGGCAGATCTGCCGGGCGCCAGCCCTGAGACTATGGCATCAGCAGTAGCCACTCCTTTGGAAAGACAGTTTTCTACAATTGCTGGTATTGATTCAATGACATCAACAAATACTTTAGGGAAAACGCAGATTACACTCCAATTTAATCTCAGCCGTAATATTGATGCAGCAGCGCAGGATGTTCAGGCAATGATCTCGAAGTCAGCGCGTCTGCTTCCGCCTGATATGCCGAGTCCTCCTTCATATCAGAAGGTTAACCCTGCTGATTCCCCGGTTATTTTTATTTCGATGAATTCTCCTACTCTGCCGCTTTCAACAGTGAATGAATATGCAGATACATATGTTGCACAGCGCATCTCGATGATTAGCGGAGTGGCTCAGGTTATGATTTATGGCGCTCAGAAATATGCAGTGCGCGTTCAGCTTAATCCTGAAGCCTTATCCTACAGAGGCATTGGCATTGATGAGATCATGAATGCTGTTTCAAAGGCTAATGTTAATTTGCCTATAGGCGCTTTATACGGTTCTGACAAGGCATTTACATTACAGGCAAGCGGTCAGCTTTATGAAGCTTCGGCATATCGCAAATTGATAGTGGCTTACCGCAACGGCTCTCCTGTGTATCTTGAGCAGCTTGGAAATGTCATAGACAGTGTGGAGAACAGCAGATTGGCCAGTTGGTATAATGATACGCGTTCGATTGTTCTTGCTATTCAGCGCCAGCCCGGAACGAACACTATTGAAGTAGTTGATTCAATTAAAGCTCTTCTTCCGGCTTTTCGCGCTCAGATACCTGCATCAATTAATCTAAATATACTTTTTGACAGATCTGTTTCTATTAAGGAATCAGTCAATGAGGTTAAATTCACACTATTTCTTGCAATCTGTCTTGTTGTTCTCGTTATATTTCTGTTTTTAAGAAATCTTTCTGCAACAGTAATTCCAAGTCTTGCCTTGCCAATATCGATCATATTTACTTTTGCGGCAATGTATCTTCTTGATTACAGCATTAATAATTTTTCATTATTGGCGATGATCCTCGCTGTAGGATTTGTTGTAGATGACGCTATTGTTATGCTGGAAAACATCGTCAGACATATGGAAAAGGGCGAGAGTGTAAAGGAAGCTGCATTGAAAGGCTCGAAGGAAATTGGATTTACCATTTTATCAATGACATTATCGCTGGTTGCAGTATTTATCCCCGTACTTTTTATGGGCGGGATACTCGGCCGTCTGCTTCATGAATTTGCAGTCACAATAAGCATGGCAATTCTTGTATCTGGGTTTGTGTCATTGAGCCTTACGCCGATGCTTTGCAGTAAATTTATACGGCCTCACGGTGAAGAACGCCACGGCAGGCTTTACATGACACTTGAGAAATTTTTTAACAAGATGCTTGATACATACAAATGGAGTCTTGATATAGTCCTAAAGCACAGAAGAACAACTATGATAATTACAGTCATTATGTTAATCCTAAGTCTTTTTATGTTCGCTTCAATGCCAAAGGGATTTCTTCCAAGCGAGGATATAGGAAGAATTTTTGCATTTACAGAGGCACAGCAGGGGATTTCTTTTGATGCAATGGTAAAACGCCAAAAGGAATTGGCGGATATTATAAGCAAGGATCCTAATGTTGATGCCTTTATGTCAGTAGTAGGTGCAGCAGGTCCTAGCTCTTCACTCAATACAGGAAGAATGTTCATAAATCTAAAGCCGCGCTCAGAACGTAAATTGAGAGCAGAGGGAGTTATACAGGAACTCAGAAAAAAAACTTCTAATGTAACTGGAATACAAATTTTTATGCAAAACCCTCCGCCTATTGTTATCGGCGGCAGATTAACAAAAGGGCAGTATCAGTACACTCTCCAGGGGCCTGATATAGAAGAACTTTATAAATATTCTGCAATACTCGAAATGAAACTTCGTGAAATCCCGATTCTTCAAGATGTAACAAGCGATCTTCAGATAAAAAATCCTCAGTTGGATATTGATATAAACAGGGATAAGGCCTCGGCATTAGGAATAAGCGCCCAGCAGATAGAAGATGCTTTAAGCACCGCATATTCTACAAGACAGATATCTACAATATACGCTCCAACTAATCAGTATCAGGTTATTATGGAGGTAGAATCAAAATATCAGCTGGATCCATCGGCATTGCTGTTATTATATGTCAGGTCTTCTTCCGGGAAACTAGTTCCTTTAAATGCTATTGCAGACCTTAAAAATACCGTTGGTCCTCTGTCAGTCAATCATCAGGGACAGCTTCCTGCAGTTACGCTTTCATTTAATCTAAGACCTGATGTATCTTTGAGCGAGGCTGTCTCATCTGTTGATAAAGCGTCGAGTGCAACCCTGCCTCAAACCATAAGCACAAATTTTGGCGGCACAGCTCAGGCGTTTCAATCATCAATGCAAAATTTATGGATTCTTTTAATTGTAGCTGTGCTTGTTATATACATTGTTCTCGGAATACTTTATGAAAGTTTTATCCATCCGATAACTATTCTTTCAGGTCTGCCGTCTGCAAGTTTCGGAGCATTATTTACGCTTATGATATTCGGTATGGAACTTAATATCTATGGATTTGTTGGAATAATCATGCTTATTGGGATTGTTAAGAAAAATGCGATTATGATGATAGATTTTGCGCTTGTTGCCCAAAGGGAAAAAGGCGAGGAGCCTGCTGAAGCCATATATGAAGGATGTATTGTAAGGTTCCGTCCGATTATGATGACAACAATGTCAGCTATGATGGGAATATTGCCAATTGCCCTTGGTTTTGGCGCCGGCGCTGATGTGCGTCGTCCATTAGGACTTGCTGTTGTTGGCGGTCTTGTAGTTTCACAGTTAATGACGCTGTATGTTACTCCTGTTTTTTATGTATATATGGAGGCATTCAAAGATAAGGTGAATGAATGGAGACATTCCAAAAAAAATCAGTAA
- a CDS encoding TolC family protein → MTERKFYFIRVIFSVIFLLSLPFHAAGEEIIKKNENLNLERCIELAFKFHPSIVAAKNNVLVNQSKIGQAQSNYFPQLSASGGYSKIKSASGGSTLKSDNPYDQYTSSINLNQMLFDFGKTPTQVRIQEFNRDASKADLDNIIDQTIFNVKQAYYNLLQTKRSRDVALETVAQYQQHLEQAKGFFSVGTKSKFDVTKAEVDLSTAKLNLIKAENNLKIAFVTLNNAMGIPNAPEYTLVDNLTVKKQHVTLQEAIETAFKNRPDLISLTAKKEAAKESVSLAKKGYYPVLNGSAAYNWSAQKFPLQEGWTAGVTMTFPIFSGFLTRHQVKEAEANLDLVRANEEALKNTIQLNIRQAYLQLLQAEESTTTAELAVKQATENLEIANGRYEAGISSPIEVTDAQVAYSNSKLSHIQALYDYQLALASLEQAMGLK, encoded by the coding sequence ATGACAGAGCGTAAATTTTATTTTATTCGGGTAATTTTTTCAGTCATTTTCTTGTTGTCTCTTCCTTTTCATGCAGCTGGCGAGGAGATAATTAAAAAGAATGAGAATTTAAACTTGGAACGATGTATTGAATTAGCTTTCAAATTCCATCCGAGTATTGTTGCTGCTAAAAATAATGTTTTAGTGAACCAGAGCAAAATAGGACAGGCGCAGTCTAATTATTTTCCTCAGCTAAGCGCATCGGGAGGCTATAGCAAAATAAAATCAGCATCAGGAGGGTCAACGCTTAAATCCGACAACCCTTATGATCAATATACCAGCAGTATAAATCTCAACCAGATGCTTTTTGATTTTGGTAAGACTCCGACACAGGTCAGAATTCAGGAGTTCAACCGCGATGCCTCTAAAGCTGATCTTGACAACATTATAGATCAGACAATATTCAACGTAAAACAGGCTTATTATAATCTGCTCCAGACAAAGAGAAGCAGAGATGTTGCTCTTGAAACAGTAGCCCAGTATCAGCAGCATCTTGAGCAGGCAAAAGGATTTTTCAGTGTTGGAACTAAATCAAAATTCGATGTGACAAAAGCTGAAGTTGATCTTAGCACTGCAAAGCTTAATCTGATAAAGGCTGAAAATAATCTTAAGATCGCTTTTGTAACACTCAATAACGCCATGGGAATTCCAAATGCGCCGGAATATACGCTTGTAGACAATCTTACTGTAAAAAAACAACATGTAACATTACAAGAAGCTATTGAGACGGCCTTTAAAAATCGTCCTGATCTTATTTCGCTTACAGCAAAGAAAGAGGCTGCAAAAGAATCCGTTTCACTTGCAAAAAAAGGATATTATCCTGTGTTGAACGGAAGCGCTGCTTATAACTGGTCGGCGCAGAAATTTCCTCTTCAAGAAGGCTGGACCGCAGGAGTTACAATGACATTTCCGATATTCAGCGGATTTCTCACAAGGCATCAGGTGAAAGAAGCAGAGGCTAATCTGGATTTAGTTAGAGCCAATGAAGAGGCACTAAAAAATACAATTCAATTAAATATAAGACAGGCATATCTTCAGCTTCTTCAAGCTGAAGAATCAACAACAACTGCTGAGCTTGCGGTAAAGCAGGCAACTGAAAATCTAGAAATTGCAAATGGGAGATATGAAGCAGGAATAAGCAGCCCGATCGAAGTAACTGATGCACAAGTTGCATACAGCAATTCAAAACTATCACACATACAGGCGCTTTATGATTATCAATTGGCGCTTGCAAGCCTTGAGCAGGCTATGGGGTTAAAATAA
- a CDS encoding efflux RND transporter periplasmic adaptor subunit, translating to MKKKIIITSGIAVLVIVLTAVYFLSGNKEMKFRTEKLAKGDITAAVSATGNVNAVTNVLVGTQVSGTIKNIYVDFNSIVKKGQLIAQIDPTTFEAQVDQARANLMSSKANEDKANVTVLDAKRTMERYKELFAKNLIARSDLDVAETNYLTSVAAASSAKAQVAQTAAALKIAETNLRYTRILSPVNGIVVSRNVDVGQTVAASFQTPTLFTIAQDLTKMQIDTNVDEADIGKIAVGQKVEFNIDAYPEITFKGVVAQIRNSPINVQNVITYDVVVMVDNSDMKLKPGMTANVSIIIASQKNVLKVSNAALRFRLSEAPEKTAGKPGKKSIGIWILENKKPKRINIKTGLSDGNYTEVISEELKEGQEVIVEALTQQKSGSTKQSGGPRLF from the coding sequence ATGAAAAAGAAAATTATTATTACTTCTGGAATCGCTGTATTAGTTATTGTTCTTACAGCTGTTTATTTTTTAAGCGGCAATAAAGAAATGAAGTTCAGGACCGAAAAGCTTGCAAAAGGTGATATCACTGCAGCTGTCTCGGCAACGGGAAATGTTAATGCTGTTACAAATGTTTTGGTTGGCACGCAGGTTTCAGGAACAATAAAAAATATCTACGTTGACTTCAATTCAATTGTTAAAAAAGGCCAGCTTATTGCTCAGATCGATCCAACAACATTCGAGGCTCAGGTTGACCAGGCAAGGGCGAATCTGATGTCATCAAAGGCAAATGAGGACAAGGCAAATGTAACAGTTCTTGATGCAAAGCGTACAATGGAGAGATATAAAGAATTGTTCGCAAAAAATCTTATTGCGCGCAGTGATCTTGATGTTGCCGAGACCAATTATTTGACATCAGTAGCAGCTGCAAGCTCTGCAAAGGCTCAGGTTGCTCAAACAGCTGCTGCTTTAAAGATTGCAGAAACAAATTTGAGGTATACAAGAATCCTGTCTCCTGTTAATGGGATTGTGGTATCAAGAAATGTGGATGTTGGACAGACAGTTGCCGCAAGTTTTCAGACACCGACACTTTTTACAATAGCTCAGGATCTCACAAAGATGCAGATCGACACAAATGTCGACGAAGCGGACATAGGCAAAATAGCTGTTGGACAAAAAGTCGAATTCAATATCGATGCATATCCTGAAATAACATTTAAAGGGGTAGTGGCTCAGATAAGAAATTCTCCGATAAATGTTCAAAACGTTATCACTTATGACGTCGTGGTTATGGTTGATAACAGTGATATGAAACTAAAACCGGGAATGACGGCAAATGTTTCGATTATTATTGCTTCTCAGAAAAATGTACTCAAAGTTTCGAATGCTGCTCTTAGATTCAGACTCAGTGAAGCGCCTGAAAAGACAGCAGGCAAACCGGGGAAAAAATCTATTGGTATCTGGATATTGGAAAACAAAAAACCAAAAAGGATAAATATCAAAACAGGACTAAGCGACGGCAATTATACGGAAGTGATTTCTGAAGAACTGAAAGAAGGACAAGAAGTTATTGTTGAGGCTTTGACACAGCAAAAAAGCGGTTCAACAAAACAGTCTGGTGGTCCCAGACTGTTTTAA
- a CDS encoding ABC transporter ATP-binding protein has product MALIEVRNICKIYSLGDVEVNALCGVTVSIEKGEFVAIMGPSGSGKSTFMNIIGCLDKQTSGEYLIDGIDTASLSRDELAGIRNKKIGFVFQGFNLLSRTSAIENVELPMLYNGFTPEERRERAMNALKLVGLDGREHHHPNQLSGGQQQRVAIARSLVNDAPMILADEPTGNLDTKTSNEIMDLFVNLNKKSEITIILVTHEPDIAAYARRNIKFVDGRIIKDEKRK; this is encoded by the coding sequence ATGGCGCTCATAGAAGTAAGAAATATATGCAAAATTTACAGCCTAGGTGATGTCGAGGTGAACGCTCTGTGCGGAGTGACTGTCTCTATAGAAAAAGGAGAATTCGTAGCGATCATGGGACCTTCTGGCTCAGGCAAATCAACATTCATGAATATTATCGGATGCCTCGACAAGCAGACCAGCGGTGAATATCTGATAGACGGTATTGATACTGCAAGCCTTTCAAGAGATGAGCTTGCAGGAATAAGAAATAAAAAAATAGGTTTTGTGTTCCAGGGTTTTAATCTTTTGTCCAGAACATCGGCAATAGAAAATGTTGAACTCCCTATGTTGTATAACGGATTTACGCCTGAGGAACGAAGAGAAAGGGCTATGAATGCGTTAAAGCTTGTAGGGCTCGATGGTAGAGAACATCATCATCCCAACCAGTTATCAGGCGGACAACAGCAGAGGGTTGCCATAGCCAGATCACTTGTTAATGATGCTCCTATGATTCTTGCTGATGAACCAACAGGAAACCTCGACACAAAAACAAGCAATGAGATAATGGATCTTTTTGTAAATCTTAATAAAAAATCGGAGATAACAATTATTCTTGTGACTCACGAACCTGATATAGCGGCATATGCGCGGAGAAATATAAAATTCGTAGACGGCAGAATAATAAAAGACGAGAAGAGAAAATAA
- a CDS encoding ABC transporter permease — translation MIYIPSALKISLRALKVNKTRSALTMLGIIIGVGAVITMLAVGTGASRKIAEQIASTGSNLIMVLSGATTSGGVRMGAGSQPTLTTGDAEAIQKELSAVAYAAPILSGTAQIVYGNQNWSTGVTGTTPEMLDVKEWALSSGRPFTSEDVKSATKVCLLGQTVVDSLFGSLDPVGQIVRIKKVPFKVIGVLDKKGQSATGQDQDDVIYVPVTTAQKKLFGTTLPGMVRFIMVKAKGSEELPAAEKQITELLKQRHKIGFKKDLDFTVRNLTQMMQAAEESTRVMTLLLGAIASVSLLVGGIGIMNIMLVSVIERTREIGIRMAVGAKTWDIRLQFIIEALILSMTGGIIGIILGITSSEILSFTAGWTTVVSVFSIVLSFSFSAIVGIFFGFYPAYKASLLNPIDALRYE, via the coding sequence ATGATTTATATACCCTCGGCATTAAAGATTTCTCTTAGAGCGCTCAAGGTGAATAAGACTCGTTCTGCGCTGACTATGCTTGGAATAATTATAGGTGTTGGAGCTGTAATAACAATGCTTGCAGTAGGAACAGGAGCAAGCAGAAAAATTGCTGAGCAGATCGCAAGCACTGGAAGCAATCTTATTATGGTACTTTCCGGAGCAACTACTTCAGGCGGAGTTAGAATGGGAGCAGGTTCCCAGCCAACTCTTACAACAGGAGACGCTGAGGCAATACAAAAAGAATTGTCTGCAGTTGCGTATGCTGCGCCTATTCTGAGTGGAACAGCGCAAATAGTCTATGGAAATCAGAACTGGTCCACAGGTGTCACAGGCACGACACCTGAGATGCTTGATGTAAAAGAATGGGCATTGTCTTCAGGAAGACCGTTCACTTCAGAAGATGTAAAAAGCGCAACAAAAGTCTGTCTGCTGGGCCAGACTGTGGTTGACAGCCTTTTCGGAAGTCTTGACCCTGTTGGTCAGATTGTAAGAATAAAAAAAGTTCCTTTTAAGGTCATCGGTGTTCTTGATAAAAAAGGCCAGTCTGCGACTGGACAGGACCAGGACGATGTTATCTATGTTCCTGTAACTACCGCACAAAAAAAACTTTTCGGAACTACTCTGCCTGGTATGGTCAGGTTTATCATGGTCAAGGCAAAAGGATCTGAAGAATTGCCAGCTGCTGAAAAACAGATTACAGAACTGCTCAAACAGAGGCATAAAATAGGTTTTAAAAAAGATTTAGATTTTACTGTTAGAAATCTCACTCAGATGATGCAGGCGGCTGAAGAATCAACAAGAGTTATGACGCTGCTTCTTGGCGCGATTGCTTCTGTGTCTTTGCTTGTTGGAGGGATAGGCATTATGAACATAATGCTTGTTTCTGTTATAGAGAGGACAAGAGAGATAGGGATACGTATGGCAGTCGGAGCTAAAACATGGGATATAAGGCTGCAGTTTATTATCGAGGCGCTTATTCTTTCTATGACAGGAGGAATAATAGGAATAATTCTCGGCATAACAAGCTCGGAAATCCTGTCTTTTACAGCTGGATGGACAACAGTAGTCTCAGTTTTTTCTATAGTGCTTTCGTTCAGTTTTTCTGCGATTGTCGGGATATTTTTCGGTTTTTATCCGGCATATAAGGCGTCTCTGCTTAATCCAATAGATGCCTTGAGATATGAATAA